Sequence from the Polypterus senegalus isolate Bchr_013 chromosome 3, ASM1683550v1, whole genome shotgun sequence genome:
AGTATGATTGTGTTAAATGCAAAACTGGAATCCACAAATAAGATCCTGGCATATTCAGCCGAGGTGTCTAAATACCTCAGATTTGTAGTAGTGGACAATCATGTTTAGTACATCCTCATCTGACCTGTTTGCACAGTAACCGAACAGTAGTGGGCGAAGCAGAGACTGTAACTGACTTGAGATGCAGAAGAATCAGAATCAGACATTGATATTACTTAATTATTACAGagatctgcgctggcaatcagaaggttgccggttcaaataaGGAagtcatccagccctgcaagcaagtcCTCCATCTTGCAAGGGAatatttgggggttggtggcaggactcaCACTGTTGCAGTGTGTTGCTGagtgcatggctgcactcgggtcccaatctgggtggtatgtcgtgtggtgggtgcagcaccgtgctgtaatcagcgcatgctcccaacctcctctgtGTTACAAACCTGTAATCATTTACAATGAAAATCTTTTGCTTCTTAGGCACAGGGATTATTGAGAATACTTTGAAACAAGCAGGGCAGGGACTGAGGAAACATCTATGAAAATACAGGAGCTAACTAAGCAAAACAATGCTTTAGTATTCATGTGTAAATCGATCCTGAAAATTTCTCAGATCTTTTAAACATGCCCAAACATAAACTCATCCTTCACCGTGATACCAGGAAACACAATCGATCAAAACTATTTTCCAATTCTCGCGTGATAATCCAAATACAACACGCATGTTCGTAGGGCGTGCAAAATGCGCATGTgtcttttatttgttcattttcttctgtatttaaatacatttgagtGTCTTATCAAATCTGACTCTAAATTTACTGAACGACCTAATcgcatagtaaaataaaaataataagtaatattttCTCCTTGACCTTTGACCCGTCTGAATCTGTTACGTAGCCGGATGTCCTGTCTTTCCTCCCTTTCTACCTGATAGTCGAGCGGATCCGACGTTTCGTGTCTTTTACAGACTTAAAGTAGGTTAAACTGTCAGACGTGAcgttcttctttttttataaattgatattcttttgtttaaaattatgtgtgTTGATGCATATagtatatataacacatattttcgttgttttatcattttatgtaaaaataaaacgaATGTCGGCCTAGTATAAGTAGGCACGTGGTGAGCCTTTTGAAATACCTACTTATTACATaacgttttttcttttgtttttttttcactttcaaaataaattggagtttttaattaatgaaaattgTTTACAGTGGTGATTGAAAGGATTTGCATCATACTAAGTTTATGTGTATTGCTTGTATCAGCTTGCGAGAGCGAAGGTACCTTGAGTAACACTTGCACAAATTGTGCTGTAgtaatagggtgttgtaccgtgtttgctgttatgaatgtagtgagaagttaagtaaGATGgcacctttttattggctaactaaaaaaaaatacaatctttcgaggcaactcgggccccttcaggcaagatgtaatgtaaaaaaaatgtactgaaagattaTTTTTATGACACTTATATAGCGCTTTCTAGTACATCTTATAATGCAACGTACTTTAAAAATCGTGGTAAGTAGAAGCAGAAAAACCATAATAATTGAAACAATAATATCAAGTGTTGGTGAGATTAGCACATTCATATAATGAAGTTTTCTGAATATTATGCCTTTCCCCTTATTTGAATTGGATGTGTAGCAAATGTTAAATAGCAGTCCTATAACTTAAGCAAAACCATAATATTGTGCCTCGTTAAAGGTTACCTGGAAGGTGTAGACGGTGTCAGCTggagttttgccttttttttttttaaatatataaatatgttggTTGTAAATATAACTGTAAAAGATGCAGTGTCGTAGTGCAGTATTACGGATTGCTTTAACCCGTATTGCAACAAacctcatttattatttttttttgtgcttcgTGGACAAACGCATGGCTTTAGCCCTAAAAACATTTATAAGACGCATTGGCGTGGATAAAATAAATGCTATGTTGCTTGAATACCCTGTTCAGTAAGGTGTAGATGTATTAATCCGTTGAAATTCCATTTATGCTTAAAGAGCACATTGTAGTGCTTTGGCCTTGgaacatttttaactttaattacaaGAATTGGACAAACctcactttcttttaaatttttgaccCATTTGTCATTATTATAGTATGTGTGGTAAATATGACAGATTAGTAGGTATACTAGTGTAATCAAATAATGTGTGATGAGTTAATTGTTTAATATACCTTTATACCTGCAGTATCAATTTACATATAACGGAAACCAGTTTAAAATTTCAGCCCAATTCCCGGCTTAAAAATGTGGTAAAGTTCAAATACCTTGGATCAACAATGACCGAGGGTGGAGAGTTAGATCTAGAAGTAAACCATAGAATGCAATCAGGTTGAAAAAATGTATTGGGAGTGTTCTGTAACTGAAAAATCAATGCAAGAATGAAGGGTAAAGTGTATACAACAGGATCAGACCAGCATTGGAAACTGTGCAGTTAGAAAGGTGCATGAAAGGAAACTCAGTGTTGCAGAAATGAGTATTTTAATATGGAAGTGTTAGAGCAACAAAGCTTAAGATCAAGAATGAGACAATCGGAAGTACAGTTTGGAAAATCTCAAAGAAATGCAGGAAAGGTGGTTATAGTGGTATGGGCATGTTATGTGAAGAAAGATTAAGTTGTTTATGGAGGTTTTGGGAAGGGAGTGAGATGGCGATCAAAGAGGAAGTGGATAGACTATGTGAAGGGGTAACCAAAGCAGAAAGGGGTATTGGGTGATGACATGTACAATGGACAGAGTGGAGATGGCTTGTCCAGTACAATGTTCCCACAAGAGTgtgtgtagtaaaaaaaaaaaaaccttaagagATTTGTTGAAATTTTGCTCAAAGGAAGCCATAATTTATTAGACAAATGCCACTGCATgatgcatacattttatttgatacCTCTGTAAGAACTCATTCAGAAGTGCCAAATTACAGTATAGTTCTGTTATGCCTTTACAttgaagcatttttgagatttattttttttgatgatGTGGTTTGAGAGTATTACGATTTTTAAATAAGCCATGTTCTACTTGGTCTTGCATATTTAAATCTGCAATATTTACCTTTGCCAGATAAAACAACTTGTTgctttctccttttttcttcagCATGCGTTACGTTGCCGCTTACCTCCTTGCCACACTTGGTGGTAAAACCAGCCCCACTGCCAAGGATATCAAGAGCATCCTTGCAAGTGTAGGAATTGAGGCTGATGAGGAGCGCCTTAACAAGGTAATTAATGCccattaattttgtatttactgttttttctgtACAAGCATACCCTGACAtttcatgtttatattttattatacagattagcccaaaaaatatttgtctttattgttttacattctttttttttatatatttttgtgttggtGGGAGGGACTTTTTCACTTGcctcaaaaaattaaagtgaactCTATTTTTAATATCAGTCAGTTCTGATTTGGTAAAAGTGGGAGAAACTCCCAACAAAGACTATATTGAATGAAAAGTTAGTGCtttttataataatgtttataGAGCACTTTTCACACTACTCGGCTCCTCTTGCTGCAGTTGGAACTGGCTGTTACAtaagtttttttggtttttttgtgttaataaacTGAGCAGGAGTGTTAAGGCTGAGaatctatttttatatacattttcaatTGTGTAACTGATTTCGATATATTTGCATTAATTGGCGATGCATTGTTTTTAGGTCATCAGTGAACTAAATGGGAAGAACATTAATGACGTCATCAATTCAGGTAATtgtgtttataatatatatagttaAATGCTTCATGATGAGTTAGACACTGAAAAGTAAAGTTAATAATCGGGCTTTGCACACTACCCCAAATAAAAAAGGCTATGTTTGCCAGAAGACATTATACCATTTCAGATATTGGCCACTGTAGTAGTATTTAGAAGATGGTCTGTCTCTACATGCTTATTTAAAGTACGCATCACAGCTGATGAGTAAAACGTGTGTTCACTGTGGAATCGCAGATCATCCCTCGTGAACCACTAAAATATTTTGCGCAAAACTGTAGAACTTATTGGGCATCTTGAAACATTTTAAGTCTTAATTATACTACAAGTATGTGGTACAAGCTCTTTATAGGGTCGGACATGGAATATTTTACGTTACTTAAGCAGATCTGCCTCTGAAATGGATTGAGGTTTGTATGTTAAGTGATGTTCTTTGGTGACAGTTTTCTTCACCTGTAACAGTTCTGTTACATTTTCCATAGTATGAAGTTGCAGGTCGTCCTCCTCATACACCAATCCCGTCAAGTTGTTTCAAATAATTTCTTCAGTTGTTCACACGTTGGCCATGAACAAATGGGAATATTTTTGGAGCTGatcaaaatattgtaaaaactgttcacTGGCATTGCCTAGGCCAAAAAAATACAGATtcttttcagtattatttttcacattaaatCATTTAGAAATAATTGTATGTAATATTCTTTAGTGCAGTAAATTCTGCATTGTTAATGAGATGTTTTTGATAACAAAGAACCATGGAATCTACTCAAGCTTCCCTCTGCTTTCACTGCTCTCTTTAGTAATTCAACAGATCTGAACATCTCCTCCTAGATGTTTTGCAGTCtgcactcgcactctctctcgcCTCTGCCAGAAATTCTTGTCAAAATCCTTCTTGGCTCTTGCCTTTCTTGAACTCGCACTTCTTGATTTTCTTcctgtcagttttattttctccttaCCTACACTTCTCATTTATGTTTGTGGCCAACCCCTGCTGAGAACTTGTACTTGCCAAACACCTAAAAGGCAACCTGCTCGTTAAGGTAAATGTATGGGTGTGCTGGTGCCGGTTAACCAGtggagtgttaaaaaaaaaaaaaaataaataaaagcaattaataaatcacaatatTCTACTGTAACATTCCCCACTATAGTTGGGGGCTGAGCAAGTATTTATGAATTTTCACATTTACAAGTATTTTCTGCTCCTAACCCTCTGAAGTGTGAAGTGATGActgcatatatattttaaaagcaagTGTAATGAAAGCAATGTTACtttgaaattgcaaaataaaaaataagcagtgCTGCATTACAGCTTAAAATCCAAGTTTGATATCTGCCCCATACAGGGTCAATAAAGATGTTTTATCCTTTTTTTATGGACCATGTTTTACCCTGTCTCAGCATTGATTGACTTTGGGGAAATTTATATTTCTTTAACATCTCCAAAAGATTACTAATAGTTTAATATCTGTCTCAAAATTAGATACATGTTAGCATGGGTTTCTGCAGGAGTATCCAGGAAGAAAGTATTGGCTTTTCACCATCCAGTAATGGATTATGATAATTTGATGGTTAGTTTTAAAGAATTGTCTACTAGTTTTTGAGAACATGATTTGAAAAAGTATTtagcctacaaaaatatttttgcattttattgtcttAGTTCTTAGCAGAGACTGGCAGTCTGGTCAGGAAGCCTTCTCCCCTTTTATAAAAATCTTTAGCTGGGAAGGAACTTTGTCTTTCAACAGGAGAATTTAGGAGGCATCTAAAAATTGCTGTTTACTGCACTGGAATTACTACTTGCTGTAATAGCGGAGGTGGTTTAACCCGAGACCTAAGTACTGAACAGAtggattaattttacatttttctgagttAAGTTTTTTTAGGGAGTGTGGAAGTACTTCAAAAAGTTTGATTTACAAATTGAAAATTCCCAGTGTAGTTGATCAAAAGCCTAAGTTGTGACaatcatttttataaaacaaacaagGGTATGCATTAGTGGGGACTGACTGTTTGTATTCCGTAATTTTCAAGCCAACCTCATAGATACTTCTGTTTGATTTGCCTCTTTAATTTATAAAGTTGCCATAAGGCTTTTTTGATTCAAGCAACTTCAACATTTTTGATTGTAAAAATCTAGTCATTCGTTTAGTTTACCACCCAAGCATACTTGTAATATGTTAAGTAAAAGACTATTTTTACACTGCTCAGATATACCTtctgatgaatgaatgaaaaacagtTTTGGCAAGTGAACTGAACTGTTAGTAAACAATTACAAAATTTTATTAACCAATCTATTATGTGAATTTAAGCAGAATTTTCCACAATTGTTTGGTCTGGCTTAAAATGGCTTTCTGTTTAAATAAATTCATTGCATtactttttttcctctcctttcaGGACCTTAATAAAAACTATAAATAGAAAtttaatgccatttttattttattcaaggaCTCTCCAAGTTGTCCTGTGTTCCATCTGGTGGAGCCGTTGCAGTAGGAGCTGCACCTGCtgctggaagtgcttctgctcaaAGTGCTGCACCTGCTGGTATGAGTTCTTTGTACataatgaaattatttctttaaatactgAGAGCAATGTAGCAGTTaggcaaaaaatattttagatctaACAGATTGCAACAGTCCTAACTTTTAACAAGTTAAATTGAGTAATGTTCTGATGTATTAGACATGAATAAACAATTACATAAACTAAAGCAACTTTGACAGCAAAAGTTAAGTTTATTAACAGTTGCAATGACTAAAAGttgaaaatgataaaattgtaGGTTTGGTTGCATTTATTAGCATGGGAgtttaattgtatttgtttttgcagcagaagagaagaaggaagaaaagaaggaggagtcTGAAGAGTCCGATGAAGATATGGGATTCGGACTGTTCGATTAATTTTGTTggttgaaaagtaaataaaaataaacatttaatacacACTTATTTTGTCAGTCTTATTTACCTCAAATGTTAAAATGAAGCTGCCtgtaatattttacaactttgaTGGGACAATGCCCCTCTCatctttaaaatggtttattttgtttttaaacatctcAGAATCCTCCCTCTACACTGAAGCACTTGCAATGTAATGTCCCTCATAAGAAATGTTAATTGTAGAAGATTTAAAGATGTTTTCCTTTGGATGCAAAATCCATATATAAATCCAAGAAATCAGATTTTAATAATGTAGCACCATAACTTAAAGCAGATTACTTTTACCAATTAAGACTTTGAGATCAAAGCAACCCTTAACTTGTGTGACCTACAGAGAGTAAACTGGGACACACATGACCCATCAAAAGTTAATAAACAattttgtgtggttttccttGTAGATTACtgtgtgggtgttttttttttttttttggtaatctgTAACATTCTGGATTTGATATAAAAACCCAATATAGAtttgaaataaattgaaattatgTTAGTGAGATTACTTGCTATGCATTGTTTACAGTGTTTTATGGCTGCAAGTTGTCAGGTTTTGGTTAGTAGTGTTTTATAGTGTCCTGTCCTATCAAgaacattaatttatttagagCTGTTAAGACATTAAGTAgtgacttttgttttttccatataGCTGGTACTTAACCAATTAGAGGATTAGAAGCAGTTTTAAGTTAGAATAACAACATTTTAACTGGTTAACATGAGTTATTCACAAAATTAATTGATGTACCCTGTGACTAGTAGTGACTCATTGACAAAAAGGTACTGTTAAAAACGTCTGTGCAGTCCATGGGAAAGGTTTTCATTAGGCTCTAGGatctgtttttgtaaaaaaaaaaaaattggaacactTCATGCTTACTCAAGAATTCATAGCTGATTTGCAGAACTTTTCTATTCTGTCATTTGGGTTTGCGTTTATATTTTATAATCTATTGAACAGTCTGAGGTAGTTTTCATAAATAGTGCTGAGTAATggaatgttttgtgtgtgttagaAAAGTatacaaatgcataaaaaaaaacctctccATGCTTAATCCAATATGTGGAGCTAGAACCTATCCTTGTGGTATTGGGTGCAAGACCACTGCATTCATACTGCAAGTAAAAGTGGTACTTAGTGTGTACACAACAAAATTTTGAGCACTAATATTCATCCATActttaatatatgaaaaatagtGGTAATTTACAATACTCTTTAGTATCCTAAATAAGTTCTCacttgatttaattaaaaaaaaaaatacataactgaAGATTCCAGGTTTGAAAAGTATTCAGTTTTTTTGCAAACAATGACAGTGATAAATTTTTAGTGTTACCACTTTTTAGATTTTTCAGGTTTAATATTTGTGCAATGCTCTTTGTTGATAGGATCAATCAGGCATTTTTACCATCTGCTTTTTAAGAAGCCATTCGACAATGGCTTTGGCCTTGTGTTTTAGGGCCTTTGTCTTGGTAAGTACGAGTTGATGTAGTTAGATcacttgaatattttattttcttcatattttgcaccttccattttactttatttttttttatatatattttttatataaatatatataacctATTGGGCCCTATTTATTATGCAGCCTTGTAACATAATGCTGTCCCAACCCTGGATTAATCTGGATTGGTGTTTTGTACAGACTATATGGTAAAGTGGTGAAGTACGGAAGCAATAGTAGATTGGCTCGGGTCATAATTGTGAAATTCTGCACATCAAGTTTTTTGACTGCTTCCCTGTAAATTCTTTTGTGGTGCAGAATTTTCAACAGGAGTCTTCATTTGACGATTGTGGGTAGTTTGTGTTATTTAATTAATGCTAATTGATTTATGCCTTTTAATTTGTGCCTTCAAAAATCCTGTTTTATCACTCACCTGATATGTCTGACAGCATTTCTGTTCCTTGCTTCTTGAGACTCTTTAGGTATTAAGTGGTTTGTATGGAATGACCTTAAATTAGTCAGGGTCTAAAGGCAACATATTAAGGCTATG
This genomic interval carries:
- the rplp2 gene encoding 60S acidic ribosomal protein P2 isoform X1 gives rise to the protein MRYVAAYLLATLGGKTSPTAKDIKSILASVGIEADEERLNKVISELNGKNINDVINSGLSKLSCVPSGGAVAVGAAPAAGSASAQSAAPAAEEKKEEKKEESEESDEDMGFGLFD
- the rplp2 gene encoding 60S acidic ribosomal protein P2 isoform X2, whose translation is MRYVAAYLLATLGGKTSPTAKDIKSILASVGIEADEERLNKVISELNGKNINDVINSGLSKLSCVPSGGAVAVGAAPAAGSASAQSAAPAEEKKEEKKEESEESDEDMGFGLFD